gaaaaaaccctcaaTATACAAAGGGGGGAATTCTGTTGtgtttatttctcatattttaatacatttataaataatatttttcatggtAGAAAaagtcattaattatttttcttttacatctgAATTTGTTTTCAGTACTTCAGGAATCCATTGCCTGTGATGGtagttttctgaaattttactgTGGTCACTGAGGATTCTAGAATTTGTCTATGGAGGAGCCTGAAATGAGGAAATCTAGTTGTAAGGAGAGCTATCACACTTATTTTGTGACTATTTGCACAGCAAGCAAAGATTTTTTTACCTAGACTATatgttaaaaattaacaaaagtaaCGAAACATTCTAAAGAAATTTTTATTCATGCTAAACATGAGATTGAAGAAACATTAGTTTTCTGtactaaataatataattattatttagtattatatttttatttagcatGTTTTATGGGTGGTGCTCATGAAGGTTTTGCAGTGAGAAGCTAACATCTCCCAAGCTAACTCTAGGTGCCATCACTACTGGGGTACAAAGAGTGATCCAAGCCAGCCACTCAGCATCTATTTGCCTGCGTGGTCTTACTATATTCTTTATAACTCTTTATAAGCAATAAGTTTATAATTCTCTATAAGGCATAACTTTTGTGAAGTGAAAATAACGTGTAAAAAGATAATGTCAACAGTTAGTACTGGTATTGCAGATGGAAATAAAAGTTCATGGATAATGCTACTATTATGTAGTATAACATAAAgtcaattttattaataaaacttatttaaataGGTTTATCAAGTGCTTTAAATCTGTAGTTATAGGATTAATAAAGTCCAGAAAGAACTACTTAAAATCTTCAGTTGTACATAGGGCATCTTGTGGCAGAAGCTATATAATAAGTGTTGCATTCATAGGGATTCATGAAGGTAGTGGGTTGTAGTCCCATTCATTTTTGAGAGTCCATTctgttcaactttttaaaaaatagtttttgatcTTGTATATTTTCAcgtttattttcagttttgtacatttttatgctTAAATGGAAGGTAAAACTCCAATTGTCTAATGCTTCATGTAAGCacatgaaacataatttttagtGATCTGGGAGATGGAGACTGTCACAGACCTCATTAGTCAGAAACAAAATGTGTCATCCTAATAAAACTTGCTTTTATGAAGCAGCTGGACAAGCGATTATTCTGACTTTTTCTAAGCCGTAGTCAGTAGATTTCACTGCCATTATCTTTACAAACATCTGAGTGAATTAATGCATCAATCTCTGAgtatataacataatatacaaCTACTGAATGTATAATGTAAAGTCATGCTGTTTTAGATTTCATGACTGTATCAACAAATACTCTGTATGTGGTAATCAGGGTAATGTAGTTACATTCAAAGTgttaaatttttgaattattgaaGTCATCTTTATTGAATTATGTATTTGAAACTTTTGTCTATTTCATAAAACGATTTCAGGCAACTTGTATTTGGAGACATCTCTCCATTAAACCTGAACGGTATTACACACCATCTGTAACTGTTGAAACTGGTATTATTTATATAGGCTACtttgttctaaaattaatttctgtCCCCCAATAGCTCACTGATTTATGTTTGTGGAATACATTTCCAAAACTACTTTTTTTGGCATCCTTTTCAATGGTCAAGAATTAAGtttatctttgtaattttctCCTATTTATGTAGAAAGTTAGGCCCTCCTATTTGATGTTTGAAGATACATGCAAGagtatattttgaatttctgatcATTAAGTCACTTGGTCAAATCTTTCTAGAATGATATATTGAatcctctttcttgttttcctaaaTGCCCGAGAAATAATGTCTTTCctatatcattttgttttatcttgtaGTTTATTTCTTTGCTAGTTTCCTGTTTTTGATTGACCTCACCTAGTTCTTTTCTTCGTTTTAGCATTTCTTCCCTCCctaatttcctgaattttatgctattttttcCAAGAGTTGTGTTCTTCTTAGGATGAAGAACTTGTATTTTTCTATGGTTATGTATATCACCTGTATTGTTATTTTACTTACAATAAGATGCTCCAAAGCAGTGCTGACACAGGAATGTGTAACAAAGCCCTGCAAAGAGTCTAAAATTGATTGTTTTGTAActgttaccaaaaaataaaaataaaaaaatacataaagctagtattttggaaaagaacaaaaatgctAGCCATAGCAATGAATGAGTTTGCAAACTATGAAATATAAAAGGTTAGAGGTTCTCAATGAGTAATAGAATTTCTAAGGGAAATTTTTATACCTTGATTACTATAGAGTGTGTGTCCAtctagatgaagaaataaaataatgaataaattgcatattttctttctgttaccaGCTGAAGCaaactttaattagatcccaatttGCTTGTACTTATAAAGATGACTACATAATAAGCAAGGATAATTGGAATAATGTTAATTTAGCATCAAAGCCTTTGTGTGTGCTTCACATGGAAAATGACCTTTCTGGTAATTGACCTTATTTATGCAattaaataacaatttaattCTAGTCTACTAATTAGTTTTAACTTAAGTAAAATTAGATAATTTTTGCAAAGTACTGTGAAATGTGAAAGGTTATATTTGTAAAGAcctcagtttatttaaaaagttaaatctaAGTACAAATTTATGGATAGGAATAGGACATAGTTTGATTTAACTAaatgtatttaagaaataatttgtaGCATATGTTTAAGGATTAAATGTCATGcattcaaacaaatatttgttagtaGGGCTGACAAGTTGATTACTGGCCAAAGTTAACTCAGAGGTGCTATggtaaaatgaaaagtaatggGATAGTAATGTAGCTGTATTTGTTAATCATATAATTTATagcattattttactttaaaaataaacatttgaatattctttagccatttttaaagtttattgtaAAGTTCTCGTGAATATTAAtactaaatattatataattcctTTCCGCTTTTTATCTTGCATAACAGAGGGTGTAAATTCATCTGTTGGAAGATCAACAATTGGAAAGAGTTTTGGAAATGTTCATCTGGAcagaagtaaaaatgaaaaagtatcaaGAAAATCAACTAGTCAGACAGGAAATAAAAGCTCAAAAAGGAAACAGGTGGATTTGGATGGTGAAAATATTCTCTGTGATAATGGAAATGAACCACCtcaacataaaaatgttaaaatacctAAGAAATCAAATGATTCACAGAATAAATTGTACAGCAAACTAGCTAAAGTAGCAAAAAGTAATAAATGTACTGCCAAGGACAAGTTGATTCCTGGCCAGGCAAAGTTAACTCAGTTTTTTAGACTGTAAATTTGTGTCTTCTATGCTTTAGGTTTATGTATCTATAAACCATTCACCAAAGACATGCTTAATTTTTAAGAGATCAAGGTGTACATTATGATGATTTATTATTTTGGTCTACAGTGTATGTAAGGTTAGTATGTTAAGCATTGTTTAAAAATACTAGTAAGTCATAATTATGCAGAATTTTCACAAAGTTTAATGCACAGTAAAAGCATATCATTTCAGTTACTGATACATCTTAACActactttcttttaaaacagaCATTTAACATGGACAAGTTATAGTAGCATTAGGGGCTTCTCCCCCCATTGAcaattaaatgcttttattttcttctgaaaagatGATGTGGACCAGCAGGTATCAGACTTGCCAACAAGGTCGGTAGACTCTTCCCAGCATACATCTGAGCactgaaggaagaagaaagtttAAATTGTTTAAAGGACTATGATTATCACacaaaatttattaagaaaaaagaatgaatctaaCATAACTAATTCTGAGTAAaccaaaatgataataattaattGTTGCTATTCAATCCCACATTTTTGGCAGGTGTAATTGAGCCATGGTCTTATTTGATTTTGTTATGATTGCATCCAAATTCGCTTTAATTCAGAGTTCTGTTTAATGGTGGTAGGACGTAGAATTGAATTTTGAAAAGACTACTCACTGTCAAAATCTCTCCTTCCTATAGGAAATTTAGCTGAGTTTTCTTCATCcccaatttctctcttttcttgtgttGATTCAGTATTCTGAACTCCATTTTCAGCTGGAAAAGCTACAGATCCTTTTAGTGCAAGATAAGGTTTTATAGCCAGATTCAGTGGCAGACCATGATTTAAGAAATTATGTTTGGAGCCTGTGTTCTGTAAAGAGAAGGTTGATTTGTTTTTTAGCTATCATATTCAGAGTGGAACTTTAATACAACTGTATAATATTCTTGTTGATCAATTCAAAGATGCTGTGCACTGTTTTTGACTCTTTAAAAATACCTTAGATGCAAatttataggagaaaaaaaaaaaactttcagataAGAGGGTTTTCCAGGATGGAAGAACTACCTGGCATGTAAGAAATGTCAGTTGTCCTAATGCATATTGTGACTGCATATACTTCTGTTTATAAAAGTATTAGTTTTACTTTTCAGAGAATTTGTAAGaatcatttaaattttcattgaaataaatGACAAGTCACATTGCCACTTAcctttgaaattttgttttcctcttcgTTCATGAAACTGCTCTCATCGTTTTTATATTGTTCCAGGGAAGGAGCAATAACTGATTCTTCTGCAGTGTCTTCCTTCTGAAAGGCTTTCCCCAACCTGAATGTATTAAATACCATGTCATCGTCTAAATTTCTTATGGACTTGGATGCTGAAAGTAAAATACcttgagaaaacaaagaaaaagttagTATTAATATGTAGGAAGAGAGATTCATTTTTGCTATTCTTAGTTTGATGTTCGCATACAgtcaaacaagaaagaaaatgaaaaatttctcagCCTGGTTGGCAAACGATtctgtatctttatatattttccagCTTGAATAAAAAGTACTTCAAAGAATTATACTTTTCATCATTTTAGAAATGACTCAACAGATTGAGGCTAACCTTTATGCAGCTGCTAATACCTATTGTTTTGGTTTTAGTGGCACATTATTTTGAGTGTGAATTTTCTCAGCATCTGATTAAGATCCTTGGTAGCATGCTTTCTGTTGAGTAGATTATAGTCTCTTGAAAATGGGTTGTTATTAAAGAAGACCACAGGACATCAGGCTCTCTCTATATTATTGTTTCCTTCCATGTATTTTCTGATTAAGTAAAGATATTAAAACTCAAGTTATTTCACTCAAGGATGATAAGGataaagttttatttccttttaatccTGATTAAACTGAAATAATCCTCAAAAgggattttcttttataaatacttGATATAGTCTTTGGTGATTAAGGTACATATGCCTGTCAGTGTGAACAAAAACCCATTCATGCTATATCAAAAATTGACCTGTCAGGTGTATTTTATCTCTGCATTTACAAAAGGATAATaggtacaaatatttattaatgaattGAGCAATTAATGAATAAGtccatgaaaataatatttgtgtGCCCATAAACATTACTTTTGGATGATGGGTGTATATTGTATGacttttaattaaacatttcagagttaatttctaattttgaCCCCAATAAGTAAGATAATACATTCTTTTATATGTCTTCTGGTACATATATGTAAGAATTTTTCTAGAGTATATTTCTCAgtatggaattgctgagtcatggaATATGTATATGTTCAGCTTTACTAATGCCAAAATGTTTTCCCACATAGTTTTGTGCGAT
The Rhinopithecus roxellana isolate Shanxi Qingling chromosome 10, ASM756505v1, whole genome shotgun sequence DNA segment above includes these coding regions:
- the PMCH gene encoding pro-MCH, producing the protein MNLSSYILILTFSLFSQGILLSASKSIRNLDDDMVFNTFRLGKAFQKEDTAEESVIAPSLEQYKNDESSFMNEEENKISKNTGSKHNFLNHGLPLNLAIKPYLALKGSVAFPAENGVQNTESTQEKREIGDEENSAKFPIGRRDFDMLRCMLGRVYRPCWQV